In Dermacentor variabilis isolate Ectoservices chromosome 1, ASM5094787v1, whole genome shotgun sequence, the genomic stretch TCACatatttcaaagtatttttccgTATTTGGATCACGTCATCTTAGCAAAAATTTTGAAACTTGCCATATTAACTCcatggctcctttagaacacaatgcaatCCATTTTTGCTGATAGAGAAATAACTAGCACttagcagatgctgtcaaaattcATGATGTCACAGCGAGCTGGTGCAGGAATTTCAAGGCAGCGTTTCCACCTGTAGTTCGTTTTTGCGCCTTTCCCGGCAGACCAAGCAACTTATCGCAGTAAGAGCAGTGTTTGTGAAATTGTGGAAGGATGATTTGCTATTACAggtgaaatcatttttctctttattgtccctttaggTAATAGGCATGTGCTCAAGTCAGCTGCAATGAAGACTTGCATTCAATCAGCCTGTTTTACAACCAGTAAGCCACATGTCCTAGCAACAACCTTATATGAATGCAGCATGCCAAGTTGCACAATTAGGGTTTATACTTTCATACAGCTCTCATACAAGACCTGAAAGAAAGCTGATGCCGAAAATGTTTAATTCGAAATTGTCCGAGATTTACTGTAGACATGTAAGGACACTATATTTTCTGTCATTCATTACATTCATTACAGTGTGTATGAAGAATCGTAAGACTACCCAGAATATCAGCTTTGGCAAGGCCCAGCTTTGTATATGTATCTTGTACATCAGGTCCTGTATTTATGAAAGTTCTTTTATGTAAATGCAATAAATCGACTGGTCACTGCTGCGGCTTTTGTCTCATTATCCCGCCAATCACTACAGGGAGAGGTGGGCATCTAAATGCCGCTATGTGAGAAAACATTCTTACGTACGAGAAGTTTCGGGAATATGAGCACTGGTTACCAAGAATGCTCGTCGCTGGCATTTCTGGCTGCTGTGCTTCGCTCAGCTTACTTTCAGTTTTCGCATCACTTGCCTCTGGTAAAGTACTAAAATTCTCAGGATGCATATTTACTAGACAATTCAACCACAGTGACGGGATCTACAACTTGCCGTTAGCACAATAGTGTACATTTGTGAGTATGAAAGGACCTTCTGAAGGTACCAATACTAACTGCACAAGGGGTGTAATGAAACACAAGCTAATTTAGCAATGGTAATCAAAATATAAAAgacacaggtgaaaaaaaaagttgtggcgTAACTGTATATGAAATTAAGCCCACTGTTCGGAGTGTACAAAGCTGTCCAACTGTGCTACAAcacttaaaaggacactaaagagtaacactaaatcagtttagactgacaaATTATTCTATCAAAAGCATATTTTATTTACATCTGCAGTAACACAtcgattattagaagagaaaatggtGGTCAAAAGTTCAATTTTCttaatttcgcgctgaaacccaAGCTCCAGTACGTCAGTGTAATGTCATAGGTCTCAGGGCATATTTCTTTTAAATTTGGGCTTTTATGGCTCAGCAAAATATCTTAGAAATTATTAAGTTTTTGGCTCTCTTCGAATGCAATGCAGTTGATCTTTACTGATGAAAAATTAACTAGACCCAAGAACCGCTGTTAAAATCCTCAACACCAAGGCGAGCTGGTGCGGGAGCTCGAAAAGACAGTCGCCACATGtctttcatatttatttatttatttgtgtcatGTCTGGCTTACTAAGTGTCTTCCCACGAAAACATTGCCTTTTTCGGTACTGCAGAAGGtaaatttactaatgcagctcaagttctttttatctttagtgtccttttaacacCCATCTCACTTTTATTAATTGATAATTAATtaacttatttacttatttatttcagtaCTGCTGGTCTGAGCTTCAGGCCTTAGGCAGGAGCAGGTTACAAATGCATACAAATGAAAAAGATTACACAGAAACCATCGACAatgttgtcaatgtaagcgaataacctgaacaaacaagcaaacaaatgttTTCATTGAAATTAAACAGTCATTAATATATTTGTGGTTAGGCATCCCAGCAAACCAAAGATGGCACAATGAGAAATGGAAGCAGCTATGCTGCAAAGCTCTTTTATCATGTGACTGCATAAAAAGTAGGAATGTTCGAATagtgaacaaagaaaaaagataagACTAAATCCTGAGGTTTTATGCGAAAACTacgatatggttatgaggcacaccgtagtggggaactccagactgatttcgaccagctggggttctgtaacgtgcacctaatgcacaaaacacaggcgtttttgcattttgcctgtCACAATGCGGCTGTCGCAGCCAGTATTCAATCCTGCGCCTtcaggcttagcagtgcaacacctgaattttttaattttcttaatagtgacatttttattttttaatagcGAAGTTTTTTAATAGAATCAAATATGAATAACCTGAATATATTGACTTTGCACATGCAATTGAATAATTTCTTTACAGAAAGGACATTTTGCTTAAATGGATGCAAGAAGTCTGCAGGCACCTTAGGGTAGAAACATTCATGATCAGCTAAGAGGATATTAAGAAAAGCACTGCTCCATGCATTACCTCCAAAACCAGTGACTTAGCAGTGTCTACTGAAAGAGACTTAGCAGTCTTGTTCAGTAATGAAATTCTCCTTATTATCAGTTTTGCAATACATCTAAAGTATCTGTTCATTATCTGTTCATTAGAGCATTCAGGCTACTGTCTTATAGTTTGTTGACGATCATCTTCATATTTAACATCTGCTCAGTTCCATGGTTTAGCTTTGAACACCAATGTCCAGTCATAACTCAAACAGCTCCCTTGTCTTATTTTTATTAGGCTCTAAAGCCTAATTTTGGACATTGCACATTATACACACTGCATTTGACAGACACTCTTTAACACTAAACACACTAGAGCAATATGTGATGGTAAAACCCTAAAGACAGCATTGGAAGTCTGCCCTTTTTTAACCATGTAGAGCACCTATATTTACAACACGATAGCTGAAGAGATAAGAATAAGCCCCTGATGCAGAACTTTTGTAGCAACACTACCCTGGAATCTCCTTTCATACTCTAAATCAGCGGTCTCCAAACCTTCTGGCTAAAGGACAGCATAGTGTCAAGAGTCATGAACATTGAAACAAATAGAATTAAATATTGAACACAAAATTCGGTACTAGATATCACAAAGGCAACATGAATATGTGCAcactaaaatgtatgtaattttAGCAGATTGACAATCAGATCGAAATTGTAAAATAAAACAGGAAAATACGAGGGGCAGCCTATGTGAATTTTTACATAACAATGGCAACAGTCAGAAAACTAACTTGAAGAGAGTCCACTATATTGTGACTTTGCTTTACTGCTACatacataaaaataaattaaaaagcaAATCCCCAAATCTTTATCAGACAAGTTACCTTTGGATATGATGTACATTAAAAAATTATTCACAAAGTCATTGTGCACTGAAAGCTGAGACACTGGTGGACATTCGAAAATTGTTAGAACCACTATTTCTTGAATCACACTAGACTCAGTTATATGCAACCCTCATCACATTTTGTAACAGCACATATTATCTCTGCTTTCCAGTGTGGTGGCAACATTTGCTGCTGCCATTTGGTgaggttagttttttttttccccctttctttaaaaagtgaaGAATGAACCATGGCCAGATGGCAAAACAAGTTTTGAAGAAAGCTAGTCCCCTTCATTAAATTTTACAAACGAAGAAGCACACGGTGAAAACTTTAAGATAGTGGAACTGGTGCTCTACTCATCACTCAGTATGTTTTATGAATGCCGCTCATGAATATGTACTGCTCAAAATGCACAATGGAGTACATGGAAGGCAAAGCGAATGTTACCAGTGAAAGTTCCGGCCACAATACGGTGAGTGAAGATGCAAACAGCAATGTGTGTTTTCAAATCACTGCCTTAGACTCGCCAAGTTCTCGCCATTCAAACAAGGGAAGGTGCTTGCAACACCAAGTAACCAGGCTTTTGGTCAGAGGGCTCCTGCGGCAGGTGGGTTGTCTGCTATTATGATAACTATGGCCATCATTGGGCAAGTTCCCAGGCCCCTGCAGGCTGGACCTGGCCCATGGGATGTATTTTAGAGACCCCTGCTCTAAAGCGGATGAAAGGTTGGAGCATAATGTGCCTTCAACTACCATTACATGATTACAGGGACTAAACATGTGCGCCTAAATGTACCATGCTGTTGTACTGAAGGTATCCAAAAATTAACATCAGGTACTTTTGCTACACACTTAACTATTTCACAGCTTTGAGATAGGGGCCAGAACAGTGAAGTACCCCTCAAATCTGTGTTATTCTACTTGGCATTATGCAATATCCCAAGTGAGAAATTGGATATTTCACCTGCAGTTGATTGACAAGTTTCACACACCACATGCAACACTGTGGAGGCTAGcaagacttcttgcagtggctgcgttcacACCAAGAAATAGTTGTGTTTCTGCCAGCAATCTTGTGAAACTATTCTTTATTTAAACTCAGTATTAATGAAAAAAGTGGTAATCCTTCAAAATAAACAAGCTGAGTTATACACATTAGTACATTGTCTTAGatcattttgcttttttttttccttttcatgataTTTATTTGCAGCCCATTGAGGTGCATGCTCACATGGCTTGCACAAGCACATGCCGCTGGTGCACAGCGAAGCATTGACTGGCTAATAGCTGCACTGCGGAGCAAGTGAAGGTTTATACCAGATGCAAAGCGCCACACCAGTGCAGAGTGTCACACCAGTGCAGAGCATCATAGTAGTGCAGGGCATCATATCGCATGTGTGAGATTACATGAAACATCAAAAGTTTGCCTCAAGTAAACTTGGCACAGTGCGCATCTTGAGCATCGTACCAGATTTGTGAGATTACATGCATTGTGCATGTAATCTCAAAAACCTGGTACGATGCTCAAAAAACACTGCGCCAAGTTTACTTGAAGCAAACTTTCAATTGACCACAAATTTTGTTAAATCTCTAGGCAAGGTGCTAAACCCACACCCTTTTGATTCAGAGATGAATGTCTAACAATTTGACCATGAAACACGTGGAGTAATACATTTTTATGACCAAAATTCTAACCgagcttccacagtgttgcacAATACATGTGAAACAAAGTATACTTGAAACAGAATTCTTTAAGTAAGAAATTAGTTTATCAGTAAATACAAAAACTGGCTTAACTGCATGTATTTAAACAAGCACACAAAGTCTATGCAACTTCATGAAGGCAAGGAATGCAATGAAAATCAATTTTCATTTTGGTGCACATTGCAAGGTTTTGTACAACTGTTCAGCAgattttcagaaaaaaaagccAAATGTTGCTCGCACAGTTTAACCCCCATCGTCAAAGTTGGTATCAACTTATAGCTCATTCTAGGCTCCCCTATAACATGCGTTCCCCAGTTCCATGGTTCAGTTCCATTTTTTACTTTATATTACCAACTGTATTAGTGAACATTGTGTTATGTACCTCAATAAGTTATGTAACAATTTCAGAAAAACTAGTGCTCTGCATGAAACATGCAAATGACAATCAATCTTGAAGAAAAACAATGCTTTGTTTTCCTACGCTGTAAACAGCATTCTTGTTTTGCACAGACGATGCAATACAACTCTGCATCTAAATCTCACAAATCTTCAATGGATGAAGCAGATGAAGATGAATGAAAATTCACTCCATAATTCAGGTTAACGAGCAATGATGCTGGTTATTGCTTCTGTACTTTGTCTTATAACAGTATTATTCTGCTTATGCTATATTATACTGCAAATTTGGGCAGTATACACTAGTATTGAAATTTGCAATTTCATAGAAAGATGGCAATTCTTTACCTCAAATGAAAAAATTCAGTAACTGACCTTTCACGAGTTGCTAACCCACTTAATTATGAAAAGTTATATGCTATCAGATTAAGTCAGGTAAGTTGTTTGcaatttcaatttttttagtTCATTACTGGTCAGCATATTTATATATTTTATGCAATGATTTTCAACTATAATTATGCCACAGAAAAGACACACAGAATGCCAATAATCACAAGAATAGCCACCATTAAAATACCATGGCTCACTAGACTAAGTTTATTAACTGCATTGTAACAGAATTAGGTCTTATCTTGTACAAAGATTGCAATATTCATAAACAAGCAAACTTATTACTACAATACAACTGCCAACTCCCTCTTTACTAGTCATCTGCAATTTCAAAAACGTAACTGCATAAATTGGAGACTGTTAAAAGGGGCACACCAAATGCATACCTGATGCAGCATGTCTGTGGGTGTTGTTTAACACTGTAGGTAAATGTTCACCAATATGAGTTAAATTGCAAGTATGGTTATTATTTGAAGTGAGGGTAGTAAAAGGACAACATTAACTTTCTTTATATGCCCTATTCCATCATCATAGTGTCAATGATACATCAGAGAACCAACCACGGTAATTCCTAGAATATGAAAACATATGCATCACAGCTGGGGCTTCTATGAGCCAAATACACTTTCTATCAACACATTTGTGGCCCAGCTAATATATAAAAGCATATTGTCACATTGTCACCattaaaaagcaaaacaatgtacGCATCATAACTACTGTAGAAGGTTCGCTTCAAATTGCCAACAAAATGTACTGCTTTGAGAGCTCCTCAGTTCTCTTAAAGCAACGACAATGCATTAGACCCTTGCATTACTGTAGCTCAGCATCACATGTTTTAGCATCTCTGTACCTACTACAAGCCACTCTCTTTTTCAGAGACATTCTGCGCATCGTAGCACAGGGCCAGGGCAGAGTGTCACTCTGACCATTCACAAATGCAAAAAGCATTAGCATCAAAAAAGGCATCACTATAAAATCGCAGCCAAGGTCTCAGATGACAGATCAAATGGTAGTAGAATTAAACACCTATCACAAAAGCAAACAATAAAAAAGCTATGATAGAACCACTTGCCTCCAACACTTAAGGCAGAGGAAAACATTTATCTTATGAAAGGGTACACAAGGTGTGAGATTCATATAGGAAATTTTTAACACATTTGTAAGCAAAGTACTAAGAAGTCATGGTTACCACAATCAATAGAAGGGAATTTataaataaaaatgggttggaatgcaTACCCAAGTCATTAATGGAATTTTATTGATAACATTGATAATAAACATAATCTGTCTATTGTTCTGTCAGTACTAGCCTATGGGGTGAAAAGTTGAAGGATAAATAAACTTAAAAAGAAGCTATGAAACATGCAACAAGTGATGGAATGGAAAACAGTAGATGAAACAATACAGAGGTAGGAAGACAGCAATATGTTTTAAGCAGCAAATGCAGGTAACTGATATTCTCTATTAAAGGTATGATGAAGAAATGGAGTTGGTTAGGTCATGCAACATACAAAACAGATAACCGGTAGCCTGTTAGTgtgaatgggtaccaagggaagggaaatgcagttgGGTATAGCAGAGAAGTAGATCCGAGTGATGAAAATTGGAAATTTTACAGCTTTAATATGTGCACAGCAATTGTTAAAAATTGGAAATTTTAGCTTTAATATGTGCACAGCAATTGTTCTCTATAGGTTTGTTAATAAATTTGCATTGTAAGAACAGTAACTAGTTTAATTTTACAATGAATATAGAGGTAATACCATTTCTTTTGAAGATTCAATGCCAGTGCTAATCAACACTGACAGCACAGCTGTTGAGAAGGAGATAAAGAGCCCAATGAACAACGTATACAGACAAGGTGCCAAGATGGTCAGTACTTCATACTGCACTAACTGCAAAATGACAATGAGGTAGGGAATCCAGAAAACATGATCTCATTTTATATTTGCTCAATCCCATTGCAGTTATCCGTGTTTCTTGTCAACCTTTTGGCTTTTACACATATCACACTACATACAAGTTTTTTTGTATTATGTCCAGGTGACTGCCTCAGCCATTTGAGCAAGTGAATCCTTTGGTTCTTCAAACAATATCAAATAGCTATGGCCATATTAAGGATCAGTCTCTTTTGCTAGCACCACTACATGTTGACTGGCCAAGCCCATCGAAGTTATGAAAGGAACGGCACACCTCCCACTAATTATTTGCATGCTGCATAGCTCTCAAGTGCATTGACAGGATGCCCATCTCTCCAGTGACGTGAAGCACAGGACAGCATGCCATGCGAATGTAAAACATTAATACAGCCCTAGGATGGCTGCTTGAAACTACTGTCCTCTTGGAGTAACATCAGGCTCGCCACGTACAACAAAGCAATACTGTTGCAGATATTTTTCCCTACACTTACTTCATCAATCCGATGCAAccatactccatttcatacatagAAGTCAATGCtgaggaagctacgcaagaagttcagtcaagaaaagttatcactccatGCTTTCCGTCTATGCTTTGCTGCATGCCAACAGCATTCGCTcgtgcgagcatgcacgtgaggctctgtgtgacgggttgcaaataaaaaacccgaaaagagaaacaaaaataaaaatgacctAAAGCAAtacattagcagccgtataccacagtgcatttgtttctaaggattaagcatgtttcattcaatactgagcctatataaaaacaGTTGCACACAATTGCGGTCAAAAAACATCGAATTATATCCAAGTGCAAACGAAGCCaatgcaagaagtctctctagcctccagagcattgactgctatgtatggaatggaGTAGAGTGATTTAGACAAACTTCAGTAGCAGAGGAAGAAACCTGCTACTTGATGATCACCATGCATTAAACGACATAGCAGGTAGCCAGGATCAAACCTGGTGCCTTTCTAACAATACACATACCATATTTACTGTGCCTAAACAACAGAATTTGGAGATTTTCCAAGCATGTATTTTGCTAGACAGAGCTCCAATGAACACCTCATAATGAAATCATTGTTGCTCACGCTAATCAGCAATTTGCAGACCTGTTTCCATGGCCCATGAAATTACATGgggtcatggaggaaggaaagcatatgagAGACCCTGGCCAGCTCGGATTAGTTGAAGGGAGTGTGGCGAAAGTTACTCGGTGTTTCCCGCAAAGAAGCCCTGGGACTGGTGTGCCAAACATCAATGTTACCATAGCAACCGCACTCCCGAAGCTCTCATTGCTGCTCTCAACCTCAGAAAAGCGAGATTTTTCGGCCCGTGTCTTTCTCACAGCACATTCTATTCGCTTGAGAAGCCAACTTTGGAGTGTGGTGTgcaagcttgaaagttgtgttttgggtctgtgagtgtcagccagcaacagagaAATTCAAGCAACCCTGCGTTCTGAAGAACCCATTTTGGGAATTCCTGGGCCACGATTTTGCAGCGATGACTTTTCCTGATGCTAATGTCTTTCAACCCTTTCCGAGTTTGTTTCAAGTAACGCTCCACTCAGGGTAGAACGTCGAATCCAGCCACTCATGAACGCAAAAAGCGCGGAAAGACATTAGCATTGCAAAAAGCAATTTTCCGCTATGCTCAAGGCTTTTTATAAAAATGGCAGCCCTGATCTAATCATGAATCACTGAACCAGTGGTAGCCAAACAGTACTTCATTACCACTTAAATTGCTCAACGAACATTACCACATGAGAATTCAGTTTTTACACTGTAATACTGCTCACTATATATATAGGTGATCCAAGCTGTAATGTTTGCGCAAATGAACCTACTTTGCGGGTTCATTCACACAGTATACAGCAACTGCCACCATGTTATTGGAACTACATTTTTATGAAGGAATCCATTGAGAGTGAAAGCTATTAAGACAGCATTCCAAGAAAAATTTAATATATGAAAACCTCAGCATCAGCAGCATCTCAACACCCATTTGGGCACTCTCCAGATAAAGAAACACCCTTAGCTGCCATACATAACCCAGGCATAAAAAAACGGACTCTGTTAGAACAGTCTTGATGAACGCCTTTACTACACCCATCACCAGTTATACGATGACTTGCCTCCAACCACCAACCTAACACCATGCAATATGGCTTATGCAAAACAAATTTAGCATTTCCCCATGAAGCAACCAGAAAttcaaaagaaagaggaaagataATGCATATAATAATGCATGTGACACCGTGCACTAGCACCAACCTTTGTGACTGCAATTGGCTCTGGAGAGCAAAGTAAGCTTCTCAGTGTGGCAGCAGACACATTACAGGAGCCAGCACCAGTTATAGACATATGCACAATTGGTCTGTATTCTTCTGACAAAAGCTACACAAATACAGTGATGCCAAAGGAGAATGATGCGAAGGGGCCGTGCTTTTCATTAGATATTTCTAAAATTAATAAAAGGGCATGACTGCAACTGCAGTTGGAGTCTAATATTCACTGTACTTGATAATATGCAGCAGCGACAGTCATAGCACTAATGCACACAGCTCTGCCTCCAATCCCACCCCAAATTAAGTGGACCACAGCACAAGCATGCTCAAAGCAAACGATGATATGCAAAAAGACAACGCCCCTTTATTTATCGAGGCATAAAAAACATGAAAAGCAGAACAAAATTTTGCAATGACAACATAAGTTAACAGTAATGACATGCACATGATGTTAACAGAAATAACATGCACATGATGCAGGTTGTACaacagaagaaaaagcaagcagtCCAGAGAACAGCATGAAAGTATTCAGAAACACTACTGCCATTTTGTTCACAAACCATGCACTACAGCTAAAGCTTTCAACACACCTCCTTCACTACAGGAAAAGAATGGTAAATACGACATATTTGAACATATTAGCTTTGACAAGGTGACACGTCCATTTGCGAGGCGGCGCATAATTTACATTACTTATACTAAATTCCAGGCACAGATGGAAGTACACAAGAGGTTCAAGAAAATGTGCAAATTACAAAACAACAAATGCCAAGGTGAAGTGCAAGAAAAACTGACATGCTAAACAGGTTACTTCATACTGAAAGAGTACAACAAACACGCTTTTTGTTAGAATGGTTAGAAATGGTTAGAAATTGTGCACgatttcagaaaatgaaacaatAAATCTTAATGGCAAATAAGAATTGAACTAAGTGGGGAACAAAAATTAACTTGGATAACAACCCACTATGCACTGAGTGAACAGGCACTGAACCATTAATGCTACATCATACGGAATTTCCTGCGCAGCTAAATGTGAAATTTTTACGGAATGggatagaaaataaaaaaaaaacgcattctaTCTCTTCCCTGTATAtatgggtcttttttttttttttttttttttggacagcgATTACTTGCAGTATGAAATGGCACAGAAATACAAACGAATGGGTCAGCGAACGCATGGCCTAAAACTTGTGTAGCATAACACGGTAGAAGTCAAGAACCACCAACATCTAACACAACTAACAGAAGCTTTTTGTTAGAAACATAACAGTTAGAAATTAGAAGAAATAGTTTACACAAATCTTGAGGCCTGGTTAAAAGTACATACTAAAACGATTTTTCACTGCATGGAACCCACACAATAAGTAAATAAAACTAACAAATGTCAAGTTTGGTCATCTTAAATACTGTATCTTTAATCAACATTAATCCGTTAGAGATGAATCAAAAGAAACAACTCACTCGGGTAATAGTAAAACATCTCTCGAGGTTGGTGTTCGGTGTTCGAATCCGTGGCATAGCCACGTGCGCCACGAGCCTCGTTCTGCTATGAAAACACaatgactttctttctttcttccatttgaTCACGCGTGAACACATGCATCACGTTGTAGATGGCCAAGTTGCAAGTTGTCGAAGAACACGCGCCGATGTCGGTGCCACCGTCGATGAGCACTGCTTTCGAGGGCCACGCACAGTTCCCGCTATTTTCTACATTCTACTGGAACAGCAGACGAGCACAGACGCACATGCCAGCGATGTTCCGTACAGGTATGGCACTAAAGATCACTGGTTACACACTTACAGTAGGGTTTCAATTCGGAGCACGGTAGCATGACAAGTGACATCTGCCGCCACGCAAATGGTGCACATGATCACTTCACGGAACACGCAAAATGCACGCTCTTCTTAGCTACAAGTGTATCACTTCCAAGGCAAGCAAGTGATGGCCCGTACCACAATATTGCAATAATAAATATGCGACATAAATTCCACAAGCCGTCATCACTCCCCACCAGCTTCACACAAACGAGAAGCGTCCGCGTACAAGGCTCCGCAACTCTCCTTATACACTCAAAAAGCATCTTATCAGAAGCACTGCTGGCAGAACATTACGTACCATGCATATTATAAGTTTACGCACCTTCATTTAATAACGAATGAACCGAATATCCGACCGAGAGAAGCCTGTTTcgaatttcacttttttttttttttttcgaatgagcCTATCAGTGAGAGCAGCTACTTTCCCATCATGGTATCACAAAAACGAAGTCCACCGCAAGAAAACAGAACATTTCCGTCAAAATAAAAACAACTTTATCATTCTTTATAAAATTATTTACCATTATTTTAATTTACCTCCAGAAAATATCATTTATAAATTTTATAATAAGAACGAATTGCTAGTTTACTGCGAAATGACAATCACGTTACCCCGATCCTGACTCTATGGAAGCATGGCGGCCTTCGTAGTATCCCGTGTGCGCCCGTGGCTAAGTATACTAACAGCCGCGTTTTCGAAATGGGGTAAATTTCTTCAACGCATTGATTTCTATTCCAGCCCCATCTTTGAGGACTATGGTGCGCACCCACGCGCCTTGCTTGATGGTCACCGCTGGGGAAACTCCACAAGTGAGTGTGAGAGAATTGCCCTTCTCTTGAGTGTAATTTCGTGGAGCTTGTGTGACATAACCTCTTTTATGTTAGATACGATCGTATGCCACCCAAAGGCACCAGAAGTTAATATTAGCCGCGCAAAAACGTAACAGGCAAAGAAAACTTGAGAAACCTCCCGAAAAAGACAAGCTTGCTTGGATGAAGTCAAGGTAAGCGGCACCGGATACCACTTTTCAGCCCTTTAGTATGCCTAGTAATTGAGTTGATTTATTATTAAATCTGACTGTGCAGTTTTGTTTGTGAATCAACGTTGGTAGGCGCAGCGAAAGCATGCATGGCATCTTGTGCTGTAACGTTTCCATCGTGCGCAGAAAGCTCCTCGTCGGACCTCGAAGAGAGACTTACGAAGATCGGCTCAAGGAGCCACCGCTTGACGACGTTTTCTACACGGACAAGTACATGCCAACTTTGTATCCCACTGCTGAAGCGATAGCCATGCACAGAGAAACGCATCACCCGACTGTTTTGGATGATCCAGATGCACTCCTTTATGCATTCGTAGAGCTAAGCttaaaaacgaagaaaaaggTACGACACCTTCTCCAATGCATGTAATGTCATAAATGAAAGCTAAGTCGCGTTTTAGAGGGGCCTAAATAGACCTATACATTTGGAATGAGCAAATGCAGTGCATAGTGCACACCACAGCACTTATCTGCAAAATATGGCACTCCATATTGCAATGAGTTCACAGAGTAGAACGAAAAGAATCTGCTCACTTGTTGGCACCATTCTCCTTGGCAGGTTAAGATGATATCAGCTGCACCTTTGCGACAGTCAGAATCTTTAGCATACTTATTGGTCTATCATCACTTTGTAGCAGTTGCATGAATCTCAAGCAAATGTATTGACTACATGCCTTGCTTCTAGTGCTTATTGTTAAATTAGACCAATGAAACCTAAC encodes the following:
- the mRpL1 gene encoding mitochondrial ribosomal protein L1 isoform X2, with translation MAKLQVVEEHAPMSVPPSMSTAFEGHAQFPLFSTFYWNSRRAQTHMPAMFRTAPSLRTMVRTHAPCLMVTAGETPQIRSYATQRHQKLILAAQKRNRQRKLEKPPEKDKLAWMKSRKLLVGPRRETYEDRLKEPPLDDVFYTDKYMPTLYPTAEAIAMHRETHHPTVLDDPDALLYAFVELSLKTKKKTKFREDFSGTVLYNHPFSITKREKRIIALCKSTDLASESLEAGAEVAGGTTVIKRILTGELDTKHFDYILAHVDIMQDLPQLRGLLKTKLPLLANGKVTNDLPGLVRGYFKGIDFTSKSDKQELDYGFVEVPVGKLSMPTEHLMDNIRTLLIHIDGFKPKGTDPAMTLKLKVQKEMRSLIFWQKVW